A DNA window from Actinomadura coerulea contains the following coding sequences:
- a CDS encoding FecCD family ABC transporter permease produces MRPLPLAVAVGLLLAALLAGVLVGSAGLPVGGVLKALADRIPFVHADSGLGVIDENVLFQLRVPRALMAALVGGMLAVAGAGYQGVFRNPLADPYLLGAAAGAGVGATLVIALVPGDPGYGVPLAAFAGAICGVALAYLLGSAATGRGNGTATLVLAGVAVSSFLAAVQTLIQQMKAEELQRIYSWILGGVGSADWHQLALVFPYALVSTVVLLAHGRLLDVLSVGDEEAASLGLSAARVRLTVLVAASLATASAVAVSGLIAFVGIVVPHLVRRLAGGSYRIVLPLSLLGGAAFLEVADLVARTLIRPGELPLGVVTAFVGGPFFVAVLRASRRQVET; encoded by the coding sequence CTGCGCCCGCTGCCGCTGGCGGTGGCGGTCGGGCTGCTGCTCGCCGCGCTGCTGGCGGGGGTGCTGGTGGGCTCGGCCGGGCTGCCCGTCGGCGGGGTCCTGAAGGCGCTGGCCGACCGGATCCCGTTCGTGCACGCCGACAGCGGGCTCGGCGTCATCGACGAGAACGTGCTGTTCCAGCTGCGGGTGCCGAGGGCGCTGATGGCGGCGCTGGTCGGCGGGATGCTCGCCGTCGCGGGCGCCGGATACCAGGGGGTCTTCCGCAACCCCCTCGCCGACCCGTACCTGCTGGGCGCGGCTGCGGGCGCGGGGGTCGGGGCGACGCTGGTCATCGCGCTGGTGCCGGGCGACCCCGGTTACGGGGTGCCGCTGGCGGCGTTCGCCGGCGCGATCTGCGGGGTGGCCCTCGCCTACCTGCTGGGCAGCGCGGCGACGGGGCGAGGGAACGGGACGGCGACGCTCGTGCTGGCCGGCGTCGCGGTGTCGTCCTTCCTCGCCGCGGTGCAGACGTTGATCCAGCAGATGAAGGCGGAGGAGCTGCAGCGGATCTACTCGTGGATCCTCGGCGGGGTCGGGTCGGCCGACTGGCACCAGCTGGCGCTCGTCTTCCCGTACGCGCTGGTCTCCACCGTGGTGCTGCTCGCCCACGGCCGGCTCCTGGACGTGCTGAGCGTCGGCGACGAGGAGGCGGCCTCGCTCGGCCTGTCGGCGGCGCGGGTCCGGCTGACGGTGCTGGTGGCGGCGTCGCTGGCGACCGCGTCGGCGGTCGCGGTGAGCGGGCTGATCGCGTTCGTCGGCATCGTCGTCCCGCACCTGGTGCGGCGGCTGGCGGGCGGGTCGTACCGGATCGTGCTGCCGCTGTCGCTGCTGGGCGGCGCGGCCTTCCTGGAGGTGGCCGACCTCGTGGCGCGGACGCTGATCAGGCCCGGGGAGCTCCCGCTGGGCGTGGTGACGGCGTTCGTCGGCGGGCCGTTCTTCGTCGCGGTGCTGCGCGCGTCCCGCCGGCAGGTGGAGACGTGA
- a CDS encoding chromosome segregation ATPase → MEDQKVAPFDNVAPPPAAPTQIDLPVVTDPAAYAGGGDPADPRGPSGALPDVPPTGPGEMPDPEDDRAGTARLGDPVAVWPCAGCGRPVPQPARGARTVRYCRDGDGACERAARESRERGLESPGLTGQVAWTWEVVDRLEGLADRLAGSLASELSVAGVERRIAEARADAAGLVAIAQRERDASQRQAEAAWRETATARARAEAAEQEAASARAEAERLAAERDAARRERREARDDADGAGAARLAAERERDRVAAREGELLASLESARAELVALHGRLSEAETLVEGQRVEAAAATRAAEDLRSAVRDAEAKRGQAVADLDQVQARARELERHNWQLARAAEELRAGVRALTAERDAARAEAERARRRVDALTALSEGRADPGPAGPRPVVDREPPTGVHSLPPVNGSLLDGGDPLATDPLRRTGGGGHNGHRLPHAG, encoded by the coding sequence ATGGAAGACCAGAAGGTCGCCCCGTTCGACAACGTCGCCCCGCCCCCCGCCGCTCCGACGCAGATCGACCTTCCCGTCGTCACCGACCCCGCCGCCTATGCCGGAGGCGGCGACCCGGCGGACCCGCGCGGGCCCTCCGGCGCGCTGCCGGACGTTCCGCCGACCGGCCCAGGGGAGATGCCGGACCCCGAAGACGACCGTGCCGGGACCGCACGCCTCGGTGACCCGGTCGCGGTCTGGCCGTGCGCCGGCTGCGGACGGCCCGTGCCGCAGCCGGCGCGCGGCGCCCGCACCGTCCGCTACTGCCGCGACGGCGACGGCGCGTGCGAGCGGGCCGCGCGCGAGAGCCGGGAGCGCGGGCTGGAGTCGCCCGGCCTCACCGGCCAGGTCGCCTGGACGTGGGAGGTGGTCGACCGGCTGGAGGGCCTCGCCGACCGGCTCGCCGGATCGCTGGCCTCCGAGCTGAGCGTCGCCGGCGTCGAGCGGCGGATCGCCGAGGCCCGCGCCGACGCCGCCGGGCTCGTCGCGATCGCGCAGCGGGAGCGCGACGCGTCCCAGCGGCAGGCCGAGGCGGCGTGGCGCGAGACGGCCACCGCCCGCGCCCGCGCCGAGGCCGCCGAGCAGGAGGCGGCGTCCGCCCGTGCCGAGGCCGAGCGGCTCGCGGCCGAGCGGGACGCCGCGCGGCGGGAGCGCCGGGAGGCCAGGGACGACGCCGACGGCGCGGGCGCCGCCCGCCTCGCCGCCGAGCGCGAACGCGACCGGGTGGCCGCGCGGGAGGGCGAGCTCCTGGCCTCCCTGGAGAGCGCCCGCGCCGAACTCGTCGCCCTGCACGGGCGGCTGTCGGAGGCCGAGACCCTCGTCGAGGGGCAGCGCGTCGAGGCCGCCGCCGCCACCCGCGCCGCCGAGGACCTGCGCTCGGCCGTCCGCGACGCCGAGGCCAAGCGGGGGCAGGCCGTCGCCGACCTCGACCAGGTCCAGGCGCGGGCCCGCGAGCTGGAGCGGCACAACTGGCAGCTCGCCCGCGCCGCCGAGGAGCTGCGCGCCGGGGTGCGGGCGCTGACCGCCGAGCGGGACGCCGCGCGTGCCGAGGCCGAGCGCGCGCGCCGCCGCGTCGACGCGCTCACCGCCCTGTCGGAGGGGCGCGCGGATCCGGGCCCGGCCGGTCCGCGGCCGGTCGTCGACCGGGAACCGCCGACCGGGGTGCACTCCCTGCCGCCGGTGAACGGTTCCCTGCTGGACGGCGGCGACCCGCTCGCCACCGATCCCCTGCGCCGCACCGGCGGCGGCGGACACAACGGACATCGCCTTCCCCACGCCGGCTGA
- a CDS encoding adenosylcobinamide amidohydrolase, whose protein sequence is MNLETVWRVEDGRRLASTVWRAGPGHRMISSAMLGGGIGPARWVLNAQVPGAYARTDPVAHLAELAAANGLEGPGVGMLTAASVARTVRRDGEGVSVSATVGLRVPTWAAAPAGTPDPELAPLEGDRTPARRPGTINIVVAVPVGMSDAALVNAVVTATEAKTQALLEAGFPCTGTASDAICVAAATGGTPEVFAGPRSTWGARIARTVHAAVRAGALDYAARLEARG, encoded by the coding sequence GTGAACCTCGAGACGGTGTGGCGGGTGGAGGACGGCAGGCGGCTCGCCTCGACGGTGTGGCGGGCCGGCCCCGGCCATCGGATGATCTCCTCGGCGATGCTGGGCGGCGGCATCGGCCCGGCCCGCTGGGTGCTGAACGCCCAGGTGCCCGGCGCCTACGCGCGCACCGACCCGGTCGCGCACCTCGCCGAGCTCGCGGCGGCGAACGGGCTGGAGGGCCCCGGCGTCGGGATGCTCACGGCGGCGTCGGTGGCGCGCACGGTACGGCGGGACGGCGAGGGCGTGAGCGTGTCGGCGACGGTCGGGCTGCGCGTCCCGACCTGGGCGGCCGCGCCCGCCGGGACGCCCGATCCCGAGCTGGCCCCGCTGGAGGGGGACCGAACCCCCGCCCGGAGGCCCGGGACGATCAACATCGTGGTCGCCGTCCCCGTCGGGATGAGCGACGCGGCGCTGGTGAACGCGGTCGTCACCGCGACCGAGGCCAAGACGCAGGCGCTGCTCGAAGCGGGCTTCCCGTGCACGGGCACGGCGTCCGACGCGATCTGCGTCGCGGCGGCGACCGGGGGGACGCCGGAGGTCTTCGCCGGGCCCCGCTCCACCTGGGGTGCGCGCATCGCGCGGACGGTGCACGCCGCCGTCCGCGCCGGGGCCCTGGACTACGCCGCCCGGCTGGAGGCACGCGGCTAG
- a CDS encoding ABC transporter substrate-binding protein: protein MRPVRTLGAVMAIGIVTFATACGGDDGGSGAEPDAKTVTVQAANGAVSVPAAPKRIVSLSPTHTETLFAIGAGPQVVAVDAYSNHPAAAPRTKLSGFKPNAEAIIAYKPDLVVLSDDMDGIVKALEKVKVPVLLEPAAKNLDEAYDEIGDLGQATGHQAEAKKVTDGMRADIQKTVAASSKAKSLTYYHELDNQLHSVSSKTFVGQVYGMFGLQNIADKADKASGGYPQLSREYLLKQDPDLIFLADTKCCGQNAAALTKRPGWSDLDAVGHGGVVELDDDIASRWGPRLAEFVKAIGDAVQKVQ, encoded by the coding sequence TTGAGACCCGTACGCACCTTGGGCGCGGTGATGGCGATCGGCATCGTCACGTTCGCCACCGCATGCGGCGGCGACGACGGCGGGTCCGGCGCCGAGCCGGACGCGAAGACCGTCACCGTCCAGGCCGCCAACGGGGCGGTGTCCGTCCCGGCCGCGCCGAAGCGCATCGTCTCCCTGTCCCCCACGCACACCGAGACGCTCTTCGCCATCGGCGCCGGGCCGCAGGTGGTCGCGGTGGACGCCTACTCCAACCACCCCGCCGCCGCCCCGCGGACCAAGCTGTCGGGCTTCAAGCCGAACGCCGAGGCGATCATCGCCTACAAGCCGGACCTCGTCGTGCTGTCGGACGACATGGACGGCATCGTCAAGGCGCTGGAGAAGGTGAAGGTCCCGGTCCTGCTGGAGCCGGCGGCGAAGAACCTCGACGAGGCCTACGACGAGATCGGGGACCTCGGGCAGGCCACCGGGCACCAGGCCGAGGCGAAGAAGGTCACCGACGGCATGCGCGCGGACATCCAGAAGACGGTGGCCGCGTCGTCCAAGGCCAAGAGCCTCACGTACTACCACGAGCTGGACAACCAGCTCCACTCGGTGTCGTCCAAGACCTTCGTCGGCCAGGTGTACGGGATGTTCGGCCTGCAGAACATCGCCGACAAGGCCGACAAGGCGTCCGGCGGCTACCCGCAGCTGTCCCGCGAGTACCTGCTCAAGCAGGACCCCGACCTGATCTTCCTGGCCGACACCAAGTGCTGCGGGCAGAACGCCGCCGCCCTCACCAAGCGCCCCGGCTGGTCGGACCTGGACGCGGTCGGGCACGGCGGCGTGGTGGAGCTCGACGACGACATCGCCTCCCGCTGGGGGCCGCGCCTGGCGGAGTTCGTCAAGGCGATCGGCGACGCGGTGCAGAAGGTTCAGTGA
- a CDS encoding AMP-binding protein — MGVEGVGFYEIARNDPDRPAVLAPGVPMSYGELHAEVNRLSGALAGIGVRPGDTLATVLGNRPEFLTVLLAAVQSGLYLVPVSRHLTAPEIGYILADSGAKAVITESVLAEAVSGAADEAGVPAGGRVSVDGGDGYRSMAALCATGSAEPPAERRMGSVMLYTSGTTGRPKGVRRPMLDIAPEVLIDIMRRTLGRHLGLEPGDEVHLAVGPLYHSAPCVHAMMALNLGHAVVVAPRFHPEHTLELIQRHGVTNTFMVPTMFHRMLALPDGVRARYDLSTLRQVYHSAAPVPVETKQKMMQWWGPVLYEYYGSTESGPVVVATPHEWLARPGTVGRAVDGVRIRILDPEGAELPPGETGLIYASGQPGFEYHGDPAKTAAAMRGDYYTPGDLGRLDEDGWLYMSDRRTDLIISGGVNVYPAEIESVLLQHPAVADVAVIGVPDDDWGQRVVALVEPAEDAGPGEGLAAELLAHCEPRLAKLKHPRRVEFRESLPRTPSGKLSRRRVRDDYLREHAD; from the coding sequence GGCGCACTGGCAGGGATCGGGGTGCGTCCCGGAGACACGCTGGCGACCGTGCTCGGCAACCGTCCCGAGTTCCTCACCGTCCTGCTCGCCGCGGTCCAGTCGGGCCTGTACCTGGTCCCGGTGAGCCGCCACCTGACCGCGCCCGAGATCGGCTACATCCTGGCCGACAGCGGCGCCAAGGCCGTCATCACCGAGAGCGTCCTGGCGGAGGCGGTGTCCGGCGCGGCCGACGAGGCGGGCGTCCCGGCCGGGGGACGGGTGAGCGTCGACGGCGGCGACGGGTACCGGTCGATGGCCGCGCTCTGCGCGACGGGCAGCGCGGAGCCGCCCGCCGAACGGCGGATGGGCTCGGTGATGCTCTACACCTCCGGGACGACGGGACGGCCGAAGGGCGTCCGGCGGCCGATGCTCGACATCGCGCCCGAGGTGCTGATCGACATCATGCGGCGGACGCTGGGGCGGCACCTCGGGCTGGAGCCCGGCGACGAGGTGCACCTCGCCGTCGGGCCGCTCTACCACTCCGCGCCATGCGTCCACGCGATGATGGCGCTGAACCTCGGCCACGCCGTCGTCGTCGCCCCGCGGTTCCACCCCGAGCACACCCTGGAACTGATCCAGCGGCACGGCGTCACCAACACGTTCATGGTGCCGACGATGTTCCACCGGATGCTGGCCCTGCCGGACGGCGTCCGCGCCCGGTACGACCTGTCGACGCTGCGGCAGGTGTACCACAGCGCCGCGCCCGTCCCCGTGGAGACGAAGCAGAAGATGATGCAGTGGTGGGGGCCGGTCCTCTACGAGTACTACGGCTCCACCGAGAGCGGCCCGGTCGTCGTCGCGACCCCGCACGAGTGGCTCGCCCGTCCCGGGACGGTGGGACGCGCGGTCGACGGCGTGCGGATCAGGATCCTCGACCCGGAGGGCGCCGAACTGCCGCCGGGGGAGACCGGCCTCATCTACGCCTCGGGGCAGCCGGGGTTCGAGTACCACGGCGACCCGGCCAAGACCGCCGCCGCCATGCGGGGCGACTACTACACCCCCGGCGACCTGGGCCGCCTCGACGAGGACGGCTGGCTCTACATGAGCGACCGCCGCACCGACCTCATCATCTCCGGCGGCGTCAACGTCTATCCCGCCGAGATCGAGTCCGTGCTCCTCCAGCACCCGGCGGTCGCCGACGTCGCCGTCATCGGCGTCCCGGACGACGACTGGGGGCAGCGCGTCGTCGCGCTCGTCGAGCCCGCCGAGGACGCCGGCCCGGGGGAGGGGCTCGCCGCGGAACTGCTCGCGCACTGCGAGCCCAGGCTGGCGAAACTGAAGCACCCCCGGCGCGTGGAGTTCCGCGAATCGCTGCCGCGAACGCCGTCCGGCAAACTCAGCCGCCGCCGCGTACGGGACGACTACCTGCGCGAACACGCGGACTGA
- a CDS encoding ABC transporter ATP-binding protein — MTVAVRGLDVALGGRPVLRGVSLEVPAGSWTAVIGPNGAGKSTLLRAVLGLVPSRGEITLADADLQSLKPRQRARLVAYAPQSPNLPVGMTVYDYTLLGRSPYVPHLGRESSRDRAITGEVLDRLGLTPFAARPLDHLSGGERQRVVLARALAQQTSVLLLDEPTTALDIGHQQQVMELIDRLRLSDGLTVVTTIHDLTLAGQYADGLVLLSGGRVAASGPPDLVLTRDAVEEHFGARVSVAPGPGGRPILSLERP; from the coding sequence GTGACCGTCGCGGTGCGGGGCCTGGACGTCGCGCTCGGCGGGCGGCCGGTGCTGAGGGGCGTCTCGCTGGAGGTCCCGGCCGGGTCGTGGACGGCGGTCATCGGGCCGAACGGCGCGGGGAAGTCGACGCTGCTGCGCGCGGTCCTCGGCCTCGTCCCGTCCCGTGGCGAGATCACCCTCGCGGACGCGGACCTGCAGTCGCTGAAGCCGAGGCAGCGCGCCCGGCTCGTCGCCTACGCCCCGCAGAGCCCGAACCTTCCGGTGGGCATGACGGTGTACGACTACACCCTGCTGGGACGCTCCCCCTACGTCCCGCATCTGGGCCGGGAGAGCTCCCGCGACCGGGCCATCACCGGAGAGGTCCTCGACCGGCTGGGCCTCACCCCCTTCGCGGCCCGGCCCCTGGACCACCTGTCCGGCGGTGAGCGGCAGCGCGTCGTGCTGGCCCGCGCGCTCGCGCAGCAGACCTCGGTGCTGCTGCTGGACGAGCCGACGACCGCGCTCGACATCGGCCACCAGCAGCAGGTGATGGAGCTGATCGACCGGCTGCGGCTGTCGGACGGGCTGACGGTGGTGACCACGATCCACGACCTGACGCTCGCCGGGCAGTACGCCGACGGGCTCGTCCTCCTCTCCGGCGGACGGGTCGCGGCGTCGGGCCCGCCGGATCTCGTCCTCACCCGCGACGCCGTCGAGGAGCACTTCGGCGCCCGCGTGAGCGTCGCCCCCGGGCCGGGCGGCCGGCCGATCCTGTCGCTGGAGCGTCCGTGA